A portion of the Krasilnikovia cinnamomea genome contains these proteins:
- a CDS encoding PadR family transcriptional regulator, protein MPDTQINPTAAALLGLLHEGPMTGGQLMAAAERRLGPYWSMTRSQVYRELPVLAEMGFVRLGKPGPRSSQPYALTASGKRAFSRWLAEAPGRDAIRNPVALRVAFGQQSSGTQLKSLYVGANEYHSEALAMAREQAKEAKKAGDQYGAAALEFAVAYHKAALSWLKAAPAS, encoded by the coding sequence ATGCCCGACACTCAGATCAATCCCACGGCTGCCGCTCTGCTCGGCCTGCTACACGAGGGGCCGATGACCGGCGGACAGCTCATGGCGGCTGCCGAACGCCGCCTCGGGCCCTACTGGTCGATGACGCGGAGCCAGGTCTATCGCGAACTGCCCGTCCTGGCCGAGATGGGGTTCGTCCGCCTTGGCAAGCCCGGGCCACGGTCCAGCCAGCCCTATGCCCTCACCGCCTCCGGCAAGCGCGCCTTCAGCCGGTGGCTCGCCGAGGCGCCCGGCCGCGACGCGATCCGTAACCCGGTCGCCCTGCGCGTGGCGTTCGGTCAGCAGAGCTCCGGCACCCAGCTCAAGAGCCTCTACGTCGGCGCCAACGAGTACCACTCGGAGGCCCTGGCCATGGCCCGCGAGCAGGCCAAGGAGGCCAAGAAGGCCGGCGACCAGTACGGAGCCGCCGCGCTGGAGTTCGCGGTCGCCTATCACAAGGCGGCCCTCAGCTGGCTCAAGGCCGCACCGGCCTCATAG